In Etheostoma cragini isolate CJK2018 chromosome 15, CSU_Ecrag_1.0, whole genome shotgun sequence, the DNA window TAGGAAGAGGCGTGAAAAACTCTCAACAGGCATTTTAACTATAGTGCTCTGTAGTTATATTAACCCATGCACTCTaaagatcccccccccccaccccccacccagCATGAAGATGAAGTTTCTTCCCAGACTGTAGACCAGCAAATGCTGCCAGAGTCCAAAGATACTCACAGCTAACTCATGCGGACTCTAACTGCAGGTTTTGGAGTCcggtttctatttttaaattcaggCTGCTAAGGAAAAACTCTACTTATCTAAAACTGACGTAAATGCCATTTGCTTAGTTACACAAGTTACACATTAAACCTCGAAACATATATATTCTTTATCAACCTTCGTTTGATCCtaattaagataaataaaatactgcATGTGTTGAATGTTATCTTGTGTAAACACAATCCTGAATCTCCTAATGGGAAATTTGAGCTCATGTTTCCACTGTTGTAGTTTCAGGTAAATGGCCCAGAGTGGCACTAATATCCAGCTCACTCATAACTGCACTcaggagaagttaaggagaaaacaccagactttcaccaggaaacaggtgttcatgttctggagaagttaaggagaaaacacaagactttcaccaggaaacagatGTTCAtatcctggagaagttaaggagaaaacaccagactttcaccaggaaacaggtgttcatgtcctggagaagttaaggagaaaacaccagactttcaccaggaaacaggtgttcatgtcctggagaagttaaggagaaaacacaagactttcaccaggaaacaggtgttcatgtcctggagaagttaaggagaaaacaggagactttcaccaggaaacaggtgttcatgtcctggagaagttaaggagaataCACAGGACTTTctccaggaaacaggtgttcatatCCTGGAGacgttaaggagaaaacacgagactttcaccaggaaacaggtgttcatgtcctggagaagttaaggagaaaacaccagactttcaccaggaaacaggtgttcatgtcctggagaagttaaggagaaaacacaagactttcaccaggaaacaggtgttcatgtcctggagaagttaaggagaaaacacaagactttcaccaggaaacaggtgtccATGAACTCAAAAACTCACCAGGATCTAGAAATACTTTGCCctttatttataaatttatcacaaaacaacatacatacaaagaAAGCATAATTTCCGTGGCTATTTTCCCAGCTGCATCATGGCAACAACATTCTCAATAGTGTACATTTCTGCATCTAAAATGCCAGCCGTTGTTTCATTGTCACGATAAACCAAGTTATGGTGCGACTCCTTGTTAGCTGGCTGTGTGTTAGAAGGATCTCTGGTGTAGAAGGCagtgtgtaaagtgtgttttacaaataGATCGTGTACATTCATACACGGGATCCATGGAGATGGACTAAAATCTGGCATAAATAGACGTGTTATGTCGTTCAGTAATTCTGATTGCACAAGCTCTGACATTAACTGTCTTTATTGATGAGGCATTTTTTGCGAGATACAGGCTGAGCCCTTCACTCCTCTAGAGGCACAACAGGAAGTGGAAAGGCTCTAGTGATTAAAGGGGTCCCCATGGGGCCGTCGCCGTCTGCAGTTAGTCCCCCCTGGATTTGATTCTGCAGAAAAGGATCATGGAGACAACCATGGCGCATATCTGagaagaatatatatatatacatgttagTAAAATGCAGAATTAAAAAGCAAAGTAAGATGTAATATTAAAGATATGTTTCCATAGCTAATCAAGATAAatacacagaaagacacacagaaagacagatagatagatagatagacagatagatagatagatagatagatagatagatagatagatagacagatagatagatagacagatagatagatagacagatagatagatagatatgtagatagatagatagatagatagatagatggatagatagatggatagatagatagatagatagatagatagatggatagatagatggatagatagataaatagatagacagatagatagatatatagatagatggatagatagatagatagatggatagatagatggatagatatatagatagatggatagatagatagatagatagatagatagatagatagatatgtagatagatagatagatagatagatagatagatagatagatagatagatagatagatagatagataaatagatagacagatagatagatagatagatagacagatagatagatagatagatagacagatagatagataaatagatagacagatagatagataaatagatagacagatagatagatagatagacagatagatagatagatagatagacagatagatagataaatagatagacagacagacagacagacagacagatagatagatagatagatagatagatagatagatagatagatagatagatagatagatagatagatagatagatagatagacagatagatagatagacagatagatagatagatagatatatagatatatagatagacagatagatagatagacagatagatagatagatagatagatagatagatagatagacagatagacagatagacagatagatagatagatagacagatagatagatagacagatagatagatagatagacagatagatagatagatatgtagatagacagatactttatttatttatggggCCCTGTAGATAACGAGGGTGAGCGATGAGGTCATACCTCCAGGACTGCTATTCCCAGGGCCACGGCCACGATGGCCACCATGTTGTCATCGATCAGCTGCTTGATCTTTGGGAAGCACCCGGTGATCGCCTGAGGAACACAAAGAGTGGACGTAAAAGACGTAGAATACCACGTTATTGATCCGAAGAAGGCTGTGGCTCATGCACTTATGCACTGTTGTTGTAGTCTCCTCCTGAACCCCATACCGTGTTATTTGCAGCCACTGTGTCAG includes these proteins:
- the tspan35 gene encoding tetraspanin 35, with amino-acid sequence MSSLKCCGFYNSSDFVGSPYYVTSGNRYPPQCCPGMNGTCTDTVAANNTAITGCFPKIKQLIDDNMVAIVAVALGIAVLEICAMVVSMILFCRIKSRGD